A single region of the Ancylobacter novellus DSM 506 genome encodes:
- a CDS encoding undecaprenyl-diphosphate phosphatase, whose protein sequence is MSFGTLLEAFLLGLLEGFTEFLPVSSTGHILLAGHFLGFESQGKVFEVVIQLGAILAIVVAYFQRFLHVLVTLPTSERSRNFVIGILIAFLPAAVIGAFAHGFIKNVLFETPALICIMLILGGGVLLWVDTLKLRPIHDDAMAFPKALALKIGFIQCLAMIPGVSRSGSTIVGGLLLGASKPAAAEFSFFLALPTMAGAFAYDLYKNRDALNADDATLIAVGFVAAFIAALAVVRGLIAFVSRHGYTPFGWWRIAVGGVGLVALALVG, encoded by the coding sequence ATGTCGTTCGGCACCCTGCTCGAAGCCTTCCTCCTCGGCCTCCTGGAAGGCTTCACCGAGTTCCTGCCGGTCTCCTCGACCGGCCACATATTGCTCGCCGGACATTTCCTCGGCTTCGAAAGCCAGGGCAAGGTGTTCGAGGTGGTGATCCAGCTCGGCGCCATCCTCGCCATCGTCGTCGCCTATTTCCAGCGCTTCCTGCATGTGCTCGTCACGCTGCCGACCAGCGAGCGCTCGCGCAACTTCGTCATCGGCATCCTCATCGCCTTCCTGCCGGCGGCGGTGATCGGGGCGTTCGCGCACGGCTTCATCAAGAACGTGCTGTTCGAGACGCCGGCGCTGATCTGCATCATGCTCATCCTAGGCGGCGGCGTGCTGCTCTGGGTCGACACGCTGAAGCTGCGGCCGATCCACGACGATGCCATGGCCTTCCCGAAGGCGCTGGCGCTGAAGATCGGTTTCATCCAGTGCCTCGCCATGATCCCCGGCGTGTCGCGCTCGGGCTCGACCATCGTCGGCGGGCTGCTGCTCGGCGCCAGCAAGCCGGCGGCGGCCGAGTTCTCCTTCTTCCTCGCCTTGCCGACCATGGCCGGCGCCTTCGCCTACGACCTCTACAAGAACCGCGACGCGCTGAACGCCGACGACGCAACGCTGATCGCGGTGGGCTTCGTCGCCGCCTTCATCGCCGCGCTGGCGGTGGTGCGCGGGCTCATCGCCTTCGTCTCCCGCCACGGCTACACGCCCTTCGGCTGGTGGCGCATCGCGGTGGGCGGCGTCGGGCTGGTGGCGCTGGCGCTGGTGGGCTGA
- a CDS encoding DMT family transporter has product MSLRSLGSMLLLAVMWGLSIPVTKMGLETLPPLTLTALRFAVAVPLLFALLAGRWRLPWRAVPKVAALGFLAIGIGQVTQTLGVVGTSASVGTVITATIPLFIVVIAALRLRQPVTLLQTAGLIAAFAGIALVAFGDRDPAALAQTTASGAILMLLSAAAIAFYYVWSVEVADAYGTVTVVAWSTLCGFISLAPWAAWEASNTPFVIGVTAIGAAIYLGVVVTVAGLFLWLNMLRTVPARVAASVQFLQPVVGVMASAALFGDHLGLAFFVGVALVLTGLATTLANR; this is encoded by the coding sequence ATGTCTCTTCGGAGCCTGGGCTCCATGCTGCTCCTGGCCGTGATGTGGGGCCTTTCCATACCCGTCACCAAGATGGGACTGGAGACGCTTCCGCCTTTGACGCTCACCGCGCTTCGCTTCGCGGTCGCGGTGCCGCTGCTGTTCGCTCTCCTGGCGGGAAGGTGGCGGCTGCCTTGGCGGGCCGTGCCCAAGGTGGCGGCGCTCGGCTTCCTGGCGATCGGCATCGGACAGGTCACCCAGACTCTCGGAGTGGTGGGGACCTCGGCCTCGGTCGGCACGGTGATCACCGCTACCATTCCGCTGTTCATCGTGGTCATCGCCGCGCTGCGCTTGCGGCAGCCGGTCACGCTTCTCCAGACAGCCGGCCTGATCGCGGCGTTTGCCGGCATCGCCCTGGTCGCGTTCGGCGACAGGGACCCCGCGGCCCTGGCCCAGACGACGGCGAGTGGCGCAATCCTTATGCTGCTCTCCGCTGCGGCCATCGCCTTCTACTATGTGTGGAGCGTCGAGGTCGCCGATGCCTATGGCACGGTGACCGTCGTGGCGTGGAGCACCCTCTGCGGCTTTATCAGCCTCGCGCCATGGGCCGCGTGGGAAGCGTCGAATACCCCGTTCGTCATCGGCGTCACGGCGATCGGCGCCGCGATCTATCTGGGCGTTGTCGTCACCGTGGCGGGCCTGTTCCTCTGGCTGAACATGCTCCGCACCGTGCCCGCCCGTGTGGCCGCCAGCGTTCAGTTCCTGCAGCCTGTCGTCGGGGTCATGGCCTCCGCCGCCCTGTTCGGCGACCATCTCGGCCTGGCGTTCTTCGTCGGCGTCGCTTTGGTCCTGACAGGACTGGCGACGACGCTGGCCAACAGGTGA
- a CDS encoding c-type cytochrome, giving the protein MSGARKRGIVFGLAAAFWGLGLAPAPAQTPAAPDDSALVARGEYLARAADCMPCHTGDKAKPFAGGLGLNTPFGTLYSVNITSDVATGIGSWSFDDFRRALHDGIRKDGAYLYPAMPFDAYTGITEDDLKALWAYVRRIPAVNAPNPENGLSFPFNIRLGMLAWRELFFQPAFFKPTPGKSDEWNRGAYLVEALGHCSDCHSPRNIMGAIKGKEAFTGAEVDGFYAPDIASGALGKTWRKDMLIQFLKTGSAPQKTVVFGPMAEVVHDSLSHLTDADLAAMATYLLESPPPLDAPAPQKASPLPADVYARASKLFIDNCAVCHQQQGTGLLGAIPSLAGNPAVTAAEPYNVIAATLHGLPSDGHYGTMPSFAGRLSDQQIADVVNYVRTAWGNQGTPNATPRMVAAWRETVKVPDYGTQAASAFDCAQVGGAPGAPGPDPKAVAALTAAIAGGNREVSSLVESYEAAAPNASPAQVVDALMAAYCPVVAAGAGEDYQKYARLKGFTLQAAADVSFRGTPDSLPDVPVVTAVVAGKSLVARQPESLAGPLACPAAGKIPADLVTAAAGLIGKPQLPVPGGAGGGYARELVTKNPKARPADIANALILSYCGLVAADKGIEPATQHAYVEDFGQQVIQTLQVQP; this is encoded by the coding sequence ATGTCGGGTGCGCGCAAACGGGGCATCGTGTTCGGTCTGGCGGCGGCGTTCTGGGGCCTCGGTCTCGCTCCCGCCCCGGCGCAGACGCCGGCGGCTCCCGACGATTCGGCCCTCGTCGCCCGCGGCGAATATCTCGCCCGCGCCGCCGACTGCATGCCCTGCCACACCGGCGACAAGGCCAAGCCCTTCGCCGGCGGGCTCGGGCTGAACACACCCTTCGGCACGCTCTATTCGGTCAACATCACCTCGGACGTGGCGACCGGCATCGGCTCCTGGTCCTTCGACGACTTCCGGCGGGCGCTGCATGACGGCATCCGCAAGGACGGCGCCTATCTCTACCCGGCCATGCCGTTCGACGCCTATACCGGCATCACCGAGGACGACCTCAAGGCGCTCTGGGCCTATGTCCGGCGCATCCCGGCGGTGAACGCGCCCAACCCGGAGAACGGGCTTTCCTTCCCCTTCAACATCCGCCTGGGCATGCTGGCCTGGCGCGAACTGTTCTTCCAGCCGGCCTTCTTCAAGCCGACGCCGGGCAAGAGCGACGAGTGGAACCGCGGCGCCTATCTGGTCGAGGCGCTCGGCCACTGCTCGGATTGCCACAGCCCGCGCAACATCATGGGCGCGATCAAGGGCAAGGAAGCCTTCACCGGCGCCGAGGTCGACGGCTTCTACGCCCCCGACATCGCCTCCGGCGCGCTGGGCAAGACCTGGCGCAAGGACATGCTGATCCAGTTCCTCAAGACCGGCTCTGCGCCGCAGAAGACCGTGGTGTTCGGCCCGATGGCGGAGGTGGTGCATGACAGCCTCTCCCACCTGACCGACGCCGACCTCGCCGCCATGGCGACCTATCTGCTGGAGAGCCCGCCGCCGCTCGACGCGCCGGCGCCGCAGAAGGCCTCGCCCTTGCCGGCGGACGTCTATGCCCGCGCCTCGAAGCTGTTCATCGACAATTGCGCCGTCTGTCACCAGCAGCAGGGCACCGGCCTGCTCGGCGCCATTCCCTCGCTTGCCGGCAACCCGGCGGTGACGGCGGCCGAGCCCTACAACGTCATCGCCGCCACGCTGCACGGCCTGCCCTCCGACGGCCATTACGGCACCATGCCGTCCTTCGCCGGGCGGCTGTCGGACCAGCAGATCGCCGATGTGGTGAACTATGTCCGCACCGCCTGGGGCAACCAGGGCACGCCCAACGCCACGCCGCGCATGGTCGCCGCCTGGCGCGAGACGGTGAAGGTCCCAGACTACGGCACGCAGGCCGCCTCCGCCTTCGACTGCGCCCAGGTCGGCGGCGCGCCCGGCGCGCCGGGGCCGGACCCGAAGGCGGTCGCCGCGCTCACCGCCGCCATCGCCGGCGGCAATCGCGAGGTCTCCTCGCTGGTCGAGAGCTATGAGGCGGCCGCGCCGAATGCCTCGCCGGCCCAGGTGGTCGACGCGCTGATGGCCGCCTATTGCCCGGTGGTCGCCGCCGGCGCGGGCGAGGACTACCAGAAATATGCCCGCCTCAAGGGCTTCACCCTGCAAGCGGCGGCGGACGTCTCCTTCCGCGGCACGCCGGATTCGCTGCCGGACGTGCCGGTGGTCACGGCGGTGGTGGCCGGCAAGTCGCTGGTGGCGCGCCAGCCCGAGAGCCTCGCCGGGCCGCTCGCCTGTCCGGCGGCGGGCAAGATTCCGGCCGATCTCGTCACCGCGGCGGCCGGGCTGATCGGCAAGCCGCAGCTTCCCGTGCCCGGCGGCGCCGGCGGCGGCTACGCCCGCGAACTGGTGACGAAAAACCCGAAGGCGCGCCCCGCCGACATCGCCAACGCGCTGATCCTCTCCTATTGCGGGCTCGTCGCCGCCGACAAGGGCATCGAGCCGGCGACCCAGCACGCCTATGTCGAGGATTTCGGCCAGCAGGTGATCCAGACGCTGCAGGTCCAGCCCTGA
- a CDS encoding complex I NDUFA9 subunit family protein yields the protein MVDVAAELPLESEAELEARAAPMERLVTIYGGSGFIGRHVVRALAKRGWRVRVAVRRPDLAGHLQPLGAVGQINPVQANLRYPASVLRAAEGAEVVINLVGVLHESGRQSFEAVHAFGAKQVALAAREVGARLIHGSAIGANAESTAFYGKSKAAGEAAAFEAVPEAVIMRPSIVFGPEDDFFNRFASMSRLSPVLPLIGGGETRFQPVFVGDVAEAYARAVDNLARPGTVYELGGPEILSFKQLMELMLAEIDRKRLLVPVPSAVAAFKARFLELLPNPLLTRDQVRMLGYDNVVSEAAKAEGRTLEGLGIKPTALGAILPSYLWRYRKAGQFTRPEAA from the coding sequence ATGGTCGACGTCGCCGCCGAACTGCCGCTGGAGAGCGAGGCCGAGCTCGAGGCGCGCGCCGCGCCGATGGAGCGCCTCGTCACCATCTATGGCGGCTCCGGCTTCATCGGCCGGCATGTGGTGCGCGCGCTGGCCAAGCGCGGCTGGCGCGTGCGCGTCGCGGTGCGCCGGCCTGACCTCGCCGGCCATCTCCAGCCGCTCGGCGCGGTCGGGCAGATCAACCCGGTGCAGGCGAACCTGCGCTATCCCGCCTCGGTGCTGCGCGCCGCGGAAGGGGCGGAGGTCGTCATCAACCTCGTCGGCGTGCTGCATGAGAGCGGGCGCCAGAGCTTCGAGGCGGTGCATGCCTTCGGCGCCAAACAGGTGGCGCTGGCGGCTAGGGAAGTCGGCGCGCGGCTGATCCACGGCTCGGCCATCGGCGCCAATGCGGAATCCACCGCCTTCTACGGCAAGAGCAAGGCGGCGGGCGAGGCGGCGGCGTTCGAGGCGGTGCCGGAGGCGGTGATCATGCGCCCTTCCATCGTGTTCGGCCCCGAGGACGATTTCTTCAACCGCTTCGCCTCGATGTCGCGCCTCTCCCCGGTGCTGCCGCTGATCGGCGGCGGCGAGACGCGCTTCCAGCCGGTCTTTGTCGGCGACGTCGCCGAGGCCTATGCCAGGGCGGTGGACAATCTCGCCCGCCCTGGCACGGTCTACGAGCTGGGCGGGCCGGAGATCCTCAGCTTCAAGCAGCTGATGGAGCTGATGCTGGCGGAGATCGACCGCAAGCGCCTGCTGGTGCCGGTGCCGTCCGCGGTCGCCGCCTTCAAGGCGCGCTTCCTCGAATTGCTGCCCAACCCGCTGCTCACCCGCGACCAGGTGCGCATGCTCGGCTACGACAACGTCGTCTCCGAGGCTGCGAAGGCGGAAGGGCGCACGCTGGAAGGGCTCGGCATCAAGCCGACCGCGCTCGGCGCGATCCTGCCGAGCTATCTGTGGCGCTACCGCAAGGCGGGCCAGTTCACCCGGCCGGAAGCGGCCTGA
- a CDS encoding DUF1993 domain-containing protein: MPLSIYDASIPVFERALRNLDAILTKAEEHAAANGIDLSELAAARLAPDMFPLTGQIQSASDSAKFAAARLTGTTGPSFADTETTFEELHARIAKTLDYLASVDRAGFEGAETREIVQKSRRGERHFVGQAYLLTFALPNFFFHVTTAYDILRHKGVPVGKSDYLGAF; encoded by the coding sequence ATGCCGCTTTCCATCTACGACGCCTCGATCCCGGTCTTTGAGCGCGCGCTGCGCAACCTCGACGCCATCCTCACCAAGGCCGAGGAGCACGCTGCCGCCAACGGCATCGATCTTTCCGAGCTCGCCGCGGCGCGGCTGGCGCCCGACATGTTCCCGCTCACCGGCCAGATCCAGAGCGCCAGCGATTCCGCCAAATTCGCCGCCGCCCGGCTGACCGGCACCACCGGGCCGAGCTTCGCCGACACCGAGACGACCTTCGAGGAGCTGCACGCGCGCATCGCCAAGACGCTGGACTATCTCGCCAGCGTCGACCGGGCCGGCTTCGAGGGCGCGGAGACCCGCGAGATCGTGCAGAAGTCGCGGCGCGGCGAGCGGCATTTCGTCGGTCAGGCCTATCTCCTGACCTTCGCCCTGCCGAACTTCTTCTTCCACGTCACCACCGCCTACGACATCCTGCGTCACAAGGGCGTTCCGGTCGGCAAGAGCGACTATCTCGGGGCGTTCTGA
- a CDS encoding SH3 domain-containing protein translates to MRILVAGAMLLMALGGSAFAQGRGFVTTDVNLRAGPSVEYPVVLVLAEGSPLDIFGCLEDYSWCDVAVDDYRGWVAAQYVESVYQGRRVEFYDYAPVIGVPIIGFTFGDYWGRYYQGRPWYSTYDRWGPPRRPPVWGPPGWAPPPKPGWGKPGWGGPGWGGPPPPKPGWGGKPPNGGWNGNPPHGGWNGNPPHGGWGGKPGNNPGWNGNPGWNGNPGWNGGKPPQGGKPPQGGKPPQQGGPPPQGKPPQWQRPPQQGQKPPQSPPQQQWLQRPPQGPVPYDTSRWRNNQSAPPSQQPQRPGYGGRPNCVPNTPGCPAPQR, encoded by the coding sequence ATGAGAATTCTGGTTGCGGGTGCCATGCTGCTCATGGCGCTCGGCGGCTCCGCCTTCGCGCAGGGCCGCGGTTTCGTGACGACGGATGTCAACCTGCGGGCGGGTCCCAGCGTCGAGTATCCGGTGGTGCTGGTGCTCGCCGAAGGCTCGCCGCTCGACATCTTCGGCTGCCTCGAGGATTACAGCTGGTGCGACGTCGCGGTGGACGACTATCGCGGCTGGGTCGCGGCGCAATATGTCGAATCGGTCTATCAGGGCCGGCGCGTCGAGTTCTACGACTACGCGCCGGTGATCGGCGTGCCGATCATCGGCTTCACCTTCGGCGACTATTGGGGCCGCTATTACCAGGGCCGCCCGTGGTACTCGACCTATGACCGCTGGGGTCCGCCGCGCCGCCCGCCGGTGTGGGGACCGCCCGGCTGGGCCCCGCCGCCCAAGCCCGGCTGGGGCAAGCCCGGCTGGGGTGGTCCCGGCTGGGGTGGACCTCCGCCGCCGAAGCCCGGCTGGGGCGGCAAGCCGCCGAATGGCGGCTGGAACGGTAATCCGCCGCATGGCGGCTGGAACGGTAATCCGCCGCATGGCGGCTGGGGCGGAAAGCCCGGCAACAATCCCGGCTGGAACGGCAATCCGGGCTGGAACGGCAATCCCGGCTGGAATGGCGGCAAGCCCCCGCAGGGCGGCAAGCCCCCGCAGGGCGGCAAGCCCCCGCAGCAGGGTGGTCCGCCGCCGCAGGGCAAGCCCCCGCAGTGGCAGCGACCGCCTCAACAGGGGCAGAAGCCGCCCCAGAGCCCGCCGCAACAGCAGTGGCTGCAGCGGCCGCCGCAGGGGCCGGTGCCCTATGACACGTCGCGCTGGCGCAACAACCAGTCCGCGCCGCCGTCTCAGCAGCCCCAGAGGCCCGGATACGGCGGCCGGCCGAACTGCGTGCCGAACACGCCGGGCTGCCCGGCCCCCCAGAGGTGA
- the trxA gene encoding thioredoxin: MGVEKVSDQSFESDVIKSDGPVLVDFWAEWCGPCRMVAPVLDEVAGELGDKLKIVKLNVDENPATASKYGIMSIPTLLLFKDGQLASRQVGAAPKAKMLQWINSAI; the protein is encoded by the coding sequence ATGGGCGTCGAAAAAGTGTCGGATCAGAGCTTCGAGTCCGACGTCATCAAGTCCGATGGTCCGGTCCTCGTGGACTTCTGGGCCGAATGGTGCGGCCCCTGCCGCATGGTCGCTCCCGTCCTCGACGAGGTGGCCGGCGAGCTCGGCGACAAGCTGAAGATCGTCAAGCTGAACGTCGACGAGAACCCGGCGACCGCTTCCAAATACGGCATCATGTCGATCCCGACCCTGCTGCTGTTCAAGGACGGCCAGCTCGCCTCGCGCCAGGTCGGCGCGGCGCCGAAGGCCAAGATGCTGCAGTGGATCAACAGCGCGATCTGA